One window from the genome of Xenorhabdus bovienii SS-2004 encodes:
- a CDS encoding IS30 family transposase, whose translation MAYKQLTETERYQIFSLKEAGFSQREISKSLNRNPSTISRELRRNREAKKYTPEQAQLKAVARRQCATKAVKMKPEIEMWIKQLIWQDLSPEQTVGYLKRENIISLHHETVYRLIYKDKINGGNLWQHLRIAKKPYRKRYGSYERRGKIKNRVSIDKRPKLVDKKQRIGDWEGDTIVGKNHKSALLTLVERKSLFTIIIKLENKTAEGVAKAATRHLSLIKHKIKTMTFDNGLEFAEHELISKNLETKIYFAHPYSPWERGINENTNGLIRDYFPKGTDFNKVSEREINLVANRLNNRPRKTRDYKTPNELFKGISSHLLRPLRCCA comes from the coding sequence ATGGCCTATAAACAACTGACCGAAACAGAAAGATATCAGATTTTCAGCCTGAAAGAAGCCGGTTTTTCACAACGGGAGATTTCAAAGTCACTCAATCGAAACCCATCAACGATTAGCCGGGAATTGAGACGAAATCGGGAGGCAAAGAAATATACGCCTGAACAAGCTCAGCTTAAGGCCGTAGCGCGCCGACAGTGTGCTACAAAAGCAGTAAAAATGAAACCAGAGATAGAAATGTGGATCAAACAGTTAATTTGGCAAGATTTAAGTCCTGAACAAACAGTCGGTTATCTCAAAAGGGAAAATATAATATCTTTGCATCATGAAACAGTTTATCGATTGATTTATAAGGATAAAATTAATGGTGGTAATTTATGGCAACATCTTAGAATTGCGAAAAAACCGTATCGTAAACGCTATGGAAGTTATGAGCGCAGAGGAAAAATTAAAAACAGAGTCAGTATTGATAAGCGTCCCAAACTTGTTGATAAAAAGCAGCGTATTGGTGATTGGGAAGGAGATACTATCGTGGGTAAAAATCATAAAAGTGCATTATTGACATTAGTTGAACGAAAATCGTTATTTACTATCATAATTAAACTTGAAAATAAAACAGCAGAAGGGGTCGCAAAAGCGGCAACAAGACATTTATCACTGATAAAACATAAAATTAAAACAATGACCTTTGATAACGGCCTCGAATTTGCCGAACACGAACTGATCAGTAAAAATTTAGAGACAAAAATTTATTTTGCTCACCCGTATTCCCCCTGGGAAAGAGGGATAAATGAGAACACGAATGGATTAATCAGAGATTACTTCCCAAAAGGAACTGATTTTAATAAGGTATCAGAGCGGGAGATTAACCTTGTGGCAAACCGATTAAATAATCGTCCTCGTAAAACACGAGATTACAAAACACCGAATGAGTTATTTAAAGGAATATCCTCTCATTTACTTCGTCCATTACGGTGTTGCGCTTAA
- a CDS encoding amino acid ABC transporter substrate-binding protein has translation MNIILNILLATIIQLGITQLAYAKSTLDNIQSTGVFRIGTEGAYAPFSYHDASGKLTGFDVEIGREIALRMKVKPEFIEGKWDGLIGGLDAGRSDAVMNQIAITPEREKKYSFSLPYVISEAVLITRKDNNDIKTFRDLKGRTSSHTLTNNFAQIARHYGAEIIGTNGFSQEVELVSTGRADATINDKLSYLDYKKHRPDAPVKIVAADTNAAQTAVLLRKSDPELKAAVDKAITEIKNDGTYQQIWDNYFGGEVAE, from the coding sequence ATGAATATAATTCTGAATATACTACTGGCAACTATCATCCAATTAGGCATCACCCAACTGGCTTATGCAAAGTCCACTCTTGATAATATCCAATCCACAGGTGTATTCAGAATCGGGACAGAAGGAGCCTATGCGCCCTTCAGTTATCATGATGCTTCCGGCAAGTTAACCGGTTTTGATGTGGAAATTGGTCGCGAAATTGCTCTGCGTATGAAAGTAAAACCCGAATTTATTGAAGGCAAGTGGGATGGTTTGATTGGTGGCCTTGATGCCGGACGTTCCGATGCCGTCATGAATCAAATTGCTATTACACCAGAACGCGAGAAAAAATATAGCTTTTCCCTGCCCTATGTCATTTCTGAGGCTGTGCTGATTACCCGAAAAGATAATAACGACATTAAAACTTTCAGGGATTTAAAAGGCAGAACCTCCTCCCATACCCTGACTAATAACTTTGCCCAGATTGCCCGCCATTATGGTGCAGAAATTATCGGAACCAATGGCTTTAGTCAGGAAGTGGAATTGGTCAGCACAGGTCGGGCAGATGCCACTATCAATGATAAACTTTCTTATCTCGACTATAAAAAACATCGCCCGGATGCACCGGTAAAAATTGTAGCGGCCGATACCAACGCAGCACAAACCGCCGTGCTGCTGCGTAAAAGTGATCCTGAATTAAAAGCCGCTGTTGATAAAGCCATTACTGAAATTAAAAACGATGGCACTTATCAGCAGATTTGGGATAATTATTTTGGCGGAGAGGTGGCTGAATAA
- a CDS encoding AzlC family ABC transporter permease has product MVDSLPVCISFFLIFASIGALYQRHGIPLMETLVGSLLIYAAPLQVAAVGYLADGAVLSVIILALLINFRFFLMAMVMSQYFQGIPKRNILLAMLGFSASTYTVAHSHISAENIKGGKSQFTFYLGIAIPCFVITFCATLLGYVSAEYLNYESLSLFLMMLVPIHFASLTAKRAGKDMSVMATVMGGLCAPLLNEVNMKLVDLVIPILCGVFIALFERKTRKDRSS; this is encoded by the coding sequence ATGGTTGATTCTTTACCTGTCTGTATCTCCTTTTTTCTTATCTTTGCTTCGATTGGAGCGTTGTATCAACGTCACGGCATTCCATTAATGGAAACGTTGGTCGGTTCGTTGCTGATCTATGCGGCACCATTGCAGGTGGCTGCGGTAGGGTATCTTGCCGATGGGGCAGTGCTTTCTGTTATTATTTTGGCATTGCTGATCAATTTTCGCTTTTTCTTGATGGCAATGGTGATGTCACAATATTTTCAGGGTATTCCGAAGCGGAATATTTTACTGGCGATGTTAGGATTCAGTGCCAGTACTTATACCGTGGCGCATTCACATATTTCCGCAGAGAATATCAAGGGTGGAAAATCCCAGTTTACTTTCTATTTGGGAATTGCTATACCCTGTTTTGTCATTACATTTTGTGCCACCTTACTGGGATATGTTTCTGCGGAATACCTTAATTATGAATCCCTCTCGTTATTTCTGATGATGCTGGTTCCCATTCATTTTGCTTCTTTAACCGCCAAACGTGCAGGCAAGGATATGTCAGTCATGGCGACGGTTATGGGGGGGTTGTGTGCGCCATTGTTGAATGAAGTGAACATGAAATTAGTGGATCTGGTGATACCGATTTTGTGTGGAGTATTCATCGCACTATTTGAACGGAAAACCAGAAAGGATAGATCATCGTGA
- the mazF gene encoding endoribonuclease MazF produces MKSKYVPEAGDIVWLDFDPQAGHEQAGHRPALVLSPAIYNGRIGLMLCCPMTTKIKGYPFEVKVEGEGEGDSAVLADQVKSLDWRERNAKIKGKVSASVLSEVKAKAKALIG; encoded by the coding sequence ATGAAATCAAAATATGTACCAGAAGCTGGCGATATTGTATGGCTTGATTTTGATCCGCAAGCAGGGCACGAGCAAGCAGGACACCGCCCTGCATTGGTTCTTAGCCCTGCTATTTATAATGGTCGGATAGGGCTGATGTTATGTTGCCCCATGACCACTAAGATCAAAGGCTATCCTTTTGAAGTAAAAGTAGAAGGTGAAGGTGAAGGGGATAGTGCAGTACTGGCTGATCAGGTAAAAAGTTTAGACTGGCGCGAACGCAATGCTAAAATAAAAGGAAAAGTATCGGCTTCCGTACTTTCAGAGGTTAAAGCAAAAGCTAAAGCGTTAATAGGCTGA
- a CDS encoding AbrB/MazE/SpoVT family DNA-binding domain-containing protein, with translation MSQVIVKKWGNSPSVRLPVSIMKAASLNVDDTVEITVEDGRIVIVPVRAKEYTLDALLSGVTNENIHEEISFGKPTGKELL, from the coding sequence ATGTCACAAGTTATCGTTAAAAAATGGGGTAATAGCCCGTCAGTAAGGCTTCCGGTTTCAATTATGAAAGCAGCGTCTCTGAACGTCGATGATACTGTTGAAATTACTGTAGAAGATGGGCGTATCGTGATTGTACCTGTGCGCGCTAAAGAATATACGCTTGATGCGTTACTTTCCGGTGTTACAAACGAAAATATTCATGAAGAAATTTCCTTCGGAAAACCAACTGGCAAGGAGCTACTGTAA
- a CDS encoding valine--tRNA ligase translates to MEKTPANQTQSEPSLDKTYNPTEIEQPLYNHWEKNGYFKPNGDTSRESFCIVIPPPNVTGSLHMGHAFQQTIMDTMVRYQRMQGKNTLWQAGTDHAGIATQMVVERKIAAEEGKTRHDYGRDAFIDKIWQWKAESGGNITNQMRRLGNSVDWERERFTMDEGLSKAVKEAFVRLYQEDLIYRGKRLVNWDPKLRTAISDLEVENREVKGSMWHLRYPLADGAKTAEGKDYLIVATTRPETLLGDTGVAVNPEDPRYKDLIGKEIILPLMNRRIPILGDEHADMEKGTGCVKITPAHDFNDYEVGKRHSLPMINILTFDGDIRDEAEIFDTNGESSDVYSADIPAEYRGMERFAARKAIVAEFEKQGLLVETKPHDLTVPYGDRGGVVIEPMLTDQWYVRTAPLAKVALEAVENGDIQFVPKQYENMYYSWMRDIQDWCISRQLWWGHRIPAWYDAQGNVYVGRDEEEVRRENNLSADITLTQDEDVLDTWFSSGLWTFSTLGWPEQTEALKTFHPTNVLVSGFDIIFFWIARMIMMTMHFIKDENGKPQVPFKTVYMTGLIRDDEGQKMSKSKGNVIDPLDMIDGISLENLLEKRTGNMMQPQLAEKIGKRTEKQFPEGIEAHGTDALRFTLAALASTGRDINWDMKRLQGYRNFCNKLWNASRFVLMNTEGQDCGQNGGEMSLSLADRWILAEFNQTVKTYREALDTYRFDIAANILYEFTWNQFCDWYLELSKPAINKGSEAEVRAARHTLIEVLEGLLRLAHPIIPFITEIIWQRVKVVKGINADTIMLQPFPEFDQTKVDELALNDLEWIKEAIIAVRNIRAEMNIAPSKPLEVLLRDANADAQRRVAENLNFIQSMGRLTSVTVLAAGEEAPVSVTKLINGTEILIPMAGLIDKDVELARLDKEIEKLDKEINAIEAKLANDGFVSRAPEAVVAKERERLAINHAAKEKLLAQKETIAAL, encoded by the coding sequence ATGGAAAAGACACCCGCTAATCAAACGCAATCTGAGCCATCTCTCGATAAAACCTATAATCCGACAGAGATAGAGCAACCTCTTTATAACCACTGGGAAAAGAACGGTTATTTCAAACCGAATGGCGATACCAGCCGTGAAAGTTTCTGCATCGTCATTCCTCCGCCAAACGTCACTGGCAGCCTGCATATGGGGCATGCTTTCCAGCAGACCATCATGGATACCATGGTGCGTTATCAGCGCATGCAGGGCAAAAACACCTTGTGGCAGGCGGGTACTGACCACGCAGGTATCGCAACGCAGATGGTCGTTGAGCGTAAAATCGCAGCCGAAGAAGGCAAAACCCGCCACGATTATGGCCGTGACGCCTTTATCGACAAAATTTGGCAATGGAAAGCGGAATCGGGGGGTAATATTACCAACCAGATGCGCCGTCTGGGCAACTCCGTGGATTGGGAGCGTGAGCGCTTCACCATGGATGAAGGCCTGTCAAAAGCGGTTAAAGAAGCCTTTGTCCGCCTGTATCAGGAAGACCTGATTTACCGTGGCAAACGTCTGGTCAACTGGGATCCGAAACTGCGTACCGCGATTTCTGACTTGGAAGTCGAAAACCGCGAAGTGAAGGGTTCCATGTGGCACCTGCGCTACCCGCTGGCTGACGGCGCCAAAACTGCCGAAGGTAAAGATTATCTGATTGTCGCCACAACTCGCCCGGAAACCCTGCTGGGGGATACCGGCGTTGCCGTTAACCCAGAAGATCCACGTTATAAGGATCTGATTGGTAAAGAGATCATCCTGCCTCTGATGAACCGTCGCATTCCTATCTTAGGCGATGAACATGCGGATATGGAGAAAGGCACCGGCTGCGTGAAAATCACACCAGCGCACGATTTCAATGACTATGAAGTCGGTAAGCGTCACAGCCTGCCAATGATCAATATTCTGACATTTGACGGCGATATCCGTGACGAAGCGGAAATTTTCGATACCAATGGTGAATCTTCTGACGTTTATTCGGCTGATATTCCTGCCGAATACCGTGGCATGGAGCGTTTCGCTGCCCGTAAAGCGATTGTGGCCGAATTTGAAAAACAGGGTCTGCTGGTAGAAACCAAGCCTCATGATCTGACCGTACCTTACGGCGACCGTGGCGGCGTGGTAATTGAGCCAATGCTGACTGACCAATGGTATGTCCGCACTGCTCCGCTGGCAAAAGTGGCGCTTGAAGCCGTTGAAAATGGTGATATCCAGTTCGTGCCAAAACAGTACGAGAACATGTACTACTCCTGGATGCGCGATATTCAGGATTGGTGTATCTCTCGTCAATTATGGTGGGGTCATCGCATCCCTGCATGGTACGACGCTCAAGGCAACGTCTATGTTGGCCGCGATGAAGAAGAAGTCCGCCGTGAAAACAATCTGAGTGCGGATATTACCCTGACTCAGGACGAAGACGTGCTGGATACCTGGTTCTCCTCTGGCCTGTGGACATTCTCCACTCTCGGTTGGCCTGAGCAGACCGAAGCCCTGAAAACCTTCCATCCGACCAATGTGCTGGTCAGTGGCTTCGACATTATCTTCTTCTGGATTGCCCGCATGATCATGATGACCATGCATTTCATCAAAGATGAAAACGGCAAACCGCAGGTTCCATTCAAAACCGTGTACATGACCGGCCTGATCCGTGATGACGAAGGCCAGAAAATGTCAAAATCCAAAGGGAACGTTATCGATCCGCTGGATATGATCGACGGTATTTCGCTGGAAAATCTGCTGGAAAAACGTACCGGCAACATGATGCAGCCACAACTGGCCGAGAAAATCGGCAAACGTACGGAAAAACAGTTCCCCGAAGGCATCGAAGCCCACGGTACTGACGCCCTGCGTTTCACACTGGCGGCACTGGCTTCTACCGGACGTGATATCAACTGGGACATGAAGCGCCTGCAAGGTTATCGCAACTTCTGTAACAAGTTATGGAACGCCAGCCGTTTCGTGCTGATGAATACCGAAGGGCAGGATTGCGGTCAAAATGGCGGAGAAATGTCCCTGTCACTGGCCGACCGCTGGATTCTGGCTGAATTTAACCAGACCGTGAAAACCTACCGTGAAGCGTTGGATACCTACCGTTTTGATATTGCCGCCAACATTCTTTACGAATTCACATGGAACCAATTCTGTGACTGGTATCTGGAACTGTCAAAACCGGCTATCAACAAAGGTTCAGAGGCCGAAGTTCGTGCGGCTCGCCATACACTGATTGAAGTACTGGAAGGCCTGTTACGTCTGGCACATCCCATCATTCCATTTATCACCGAAATCATCTGGCAACGTGTGAAAGTGGTGAAAGGCATCAATGCAGATACCATCATGCTACAACCCTTCCCTGAATTTGATCAGACGAAAGTGGACGAGCTGGCGCTGAACGATCTGGAATGGATCAAAGAAGCCATTATTGCGGTACGTAACATTCGTGCAGAAATGAACATCGCACCCAGCAAACCGCTGGAAGTTCTGTTGCGTGATGCCAATGCGGATGCACAACGCCGTGTAGCTGAAAACCTCAACTTCATTCAGTCGATGGGTCGTCTTACTTCCGTCACCGTTCTGGCGGCGGGCGAAGAAGCCCCTGTTTCTGTCACCAAGCTGATCAACGGTACAGAAATACTGATCCCAATGGCCGGTCTGATCGATAAAGACGTCGAGCTGGCACGTTTGGATAAAGAAATCGAGAAGCTGGATAAAGAAATCAACGCTATTGAAGCCAAACTGGCTAACGACGGTTTTGTCAGCCGTGCGCCGGAGGCCGTTGTCGCCAAAGAGCGTGAACGTCTGGCAATCAACCATGCGGCAAAAGAGAAATTACTGGCACAGAAAGAGACGATTGCTGCGCTGTAA
- a CDS encoding DNA polymerase III subunit chi: MKNATFYLLEKLSQEQLSSSDELQPHEWLACQLAADQWRAGKRVLIACESQQQAEKLDEALWQREPSQFVPHNLAGEGPRYGAPVELCWPQKRSNAPRDILVTLLPHFADFATAFHEVIDFVPIDENLKQLARERYKVYRSVSFNLTMATPPTY, translated from the coding sequence ATGAAAAACGCCACCTTCTATTTATTGGAAAAGCTCTCACAGGAACAATTATCGTCTTCTGATGAATTACAGCCACATGAATGGCTGGCATGCCAGCTTGCCGCTGATCAGTGGCGGGCAGGGAAGCGGGTTCTGATTGCTTGCGAAAGCCAGCAGCAGGCCGAAAAACTGGACGAAGCACTATGGCAGCGGGAGCCAAGTCAATTTGTACCACACAACCTTGCCGGAGAAGGCCCTCGTTATGGGGCTCCTGTGGAGTTGTGCTGGCCGCAGAAAAGAAGCAATGCTCCCCGCGATATTCTGGTAACACTGCTTCCTCACTTTGCAGACTTTGCCACAGCTTTCCATGAAGTGATAGACTTCGTCCCTATTGATGAAAATCTGAAACAGTTAGCGCGCGAACGATATAAAGTTTATCGTAGCGTCAGCTTTAATTTGACCATGGCAACACCGCCAACCTATTAA
- the pepA gene encoding leucyl aminopeptidase, giving the protein MEFSVKSGSPEKQRSACIIVGVFEPRRLSPIAEQLDKISNGYISALLRRGELEGKVGQSLLLHHVPNVLSERILLVGCGKERELDERQYKQIIQKTISTLNETGSMEAVCFLTELHVKGRNNYWKVRQAVETAKESLYVFDQLKSSKNELRRPLRKIVFNVPTRRELTSGERAIQHGLAIASGIKASKDLANMPPNICNAAYLASQARQLADTADNLNTKVIGEEQMKELGMNSYLAVGQGSQNESLMSVIEYKGSKDANAKPIVLVGKGLTFDAGGISLKPGEGMDEMKYDMCGAASVYGVMRVIAELQLPLNVIGVLAGCENMPGGRAFRPGDILTTMSGQTVEVLNTDAEGRLVLCDVLTYVERFDPELVIDVATLTGACVIALGSHYTGLMSNHNPLAHELLNASEQAGDRAWRLPMADEYFEQLDSNFADMANIGGRAGGTITAGCFLSRFTTKYNWAHLDIAGTAWRSGKAKGATGRPVALLAQFLLNRAGLNADD; this is encoded by the coding sequence ATGGAGTTTAGTGTAAAAAGCGGTAGTCCGGAGAAACAGCGCAGTGCGTGTATTATTGTCGGCGTGTTTGAACCTCGTCGTCTTTCCCCTATCGCAGAGCAACTTGACAAAATAAGTAACGGTTATATCAGTGCCTTACTACGCCGTGGTGAACTTGAAGGCAAAGTGGGTCAATCCCTGTTGCTTCATCATGTTCCTAATGTGCTGTCTGAGCGCATTTTGCTGGTTGGTTGCGGAAAAGAGCGTGAGCTGGATGAGCGCCAGTATAAGCAGATTATCCAGAAAACCATCAGTACCCTCAATGAGACCGGCTCTATGGAAGCGGTCTGTTTCCTGACCGAATTACACGTCAAGGGACGCAATAACTACTGGAAAGTGCGTCAAGCGGTCGAAACAGCAAAAGAATCACTCTATGTTTTCGATCAGCTTAAAAGCAGTAAAAACGAACTGCGCCGCCCATTGCGTAAGATAGTGTTCAATGTGCCAACCCGCCGTGAATTAACCAGCGGCGAACGCGCCATTCAGCATGGCCTTGCCATTGCATCGGGTATCAAAGCGTCGAAAGATCTGGCAAACATGCCGCCGAATATCTGTAATGCCGCATATCTGGCATCACAGGCGCGCCAGCTTGCTGACACTGCCGACAACCTGAATACCAAGGTGATTGGCGAAGAGCAGATGAAAGAGCTGGGTATGAATTCTTATCTGGCGGTCGGTCAAGGTTCCCAGAATGAATCCCTGATGTCCGTGATCGAGTATAAAGGCAGCAAAGACGCCAATGCGAAACCCATCGTACTGGTGGGCAAAGGGCTGACTTTCGATGCCGGTGGTATTTCTCTCAAACCAGGCGAAGGCATGGATGAGATGAAGTATGACATGTGTGGCGCAGCTTCTGTTTATGGTGTCATGCGGGTTATTGCAGAACTGCAACTGCCGCTCAATGTTATTGGTGTATTGGCGGGATGTGAAAATATGCCGGGTGGACGTGCCTTCCGTCCGGGAGACATTTTGACCACCATGTCCGGCCAGACAGTTGAAGTCCTGAACACCGATGCAGAAGGCCGCCTGGTGCTGTGTGACGTGTTGACCTACGTTGAGCGTTTCGATCCAGAACTGGTTATTGATGTGGCTACCTTGACTGGCGCTTGTGTTATTGCGCTGGGCAGTCACTATACCGGGCTGATGTCCAACCATAACCCGCTGGCACATGAACTGCTGAATGCCTCAGAACAGGCTGGAGATCGTGCATGGCGCCTGCCAATGGCTGACGAATATTTCGAGCAGCTCGATTCCAATTTTGCAGATATGGCAAACATTGGTGGACGCGCTGGCGGGACGATTACCGCAGGCTGTTTCCTGTCCCGCTTTACGACCAAATACAATTGGGCGCATCTGGATATTGCAGGCACAGCATGGCGTTCAGGTAAAGCCAAAGGAGCAACAGGTCGTCCGGTTGCGCTCTTAGCACAATTCCTGTTAAATCGTGCAGGTCTGAATGCGGATGATTAA
- the lptF gene encoding LPS export ABC transporter permease LptF, whose translation MIIIRYLVRETLKSQIAILFILLLIFFSQKLVEVLGAAVEGSVPANLVLSLLGLGVPEMAQLILPLSLFLGVLMTFSKLYTESEITVMHACGLGKGVLVKSALILALFTSMLAAANVLWFTPWSSKYQEQVLADAKANPSLAAIMEGQFKPSRDGNMVLYIGDVKGNNFENVFLAQLRPVNNQRPSVVIADGGHMEERPNGNQVAVLHQGVRYEGTALMRDFRITDFKNYQAVIGHKAADIDSDKVEQKTFSQLWHKGDEDSRAELHWRLTLIVSVLVMALLVVPLSAVNPRQGRVLSMLPAMLLYLIFFLLQSSLRSNGGRGKLDPAFWMWLVNGAYFALALALNMWDTVPMRKLRSRFKNQGAA comes from the coding sequence GTGATCATCATTAGATATCTAGTACGGGAAACTCTGAAAAGCCAAATCGCAATACTTTTCATCTTATTGCTGATCTTCTTCAGCCAAAAATTAGTTGAAGTATTGGGTGCGGCGGTTGAAGGAAGTGTTCCCGCAAATTTGGTTCTATCCTTGTTAGGTTTAGGTGTGCCGGAAATGGCGCAGCTTATTTTACCCCTGAGTCTGTTTCTTGGGGTATTAATGACGTTCAGCAAACTCTATACCGAAAGTGAGATTACCGTCATGCATGCCTGTGGGTTGGGCAAAGGTGTGTTGGTAAAATCGGCCTTGATTCTGGCCTTGTTCACATCAATGCTGGCGGCGGCTAACGTTCTCTGGTTCACTCCGTGGTCTTCTAAATACCAAGAGCAAGTGTTGGCGGATGCAAAAGCTAACCCAAGTCTTGCGGCCATTATGGAAGGTCAGTTTAAGCCTTCCCGTGATGGCAACATGGTGCTGTATATCGGTGACGTCAAGGGCAATAACTTTGAGAATGTGTTCCTTGCTCAGCTCCGACCGGTGAATAATCAGCGCCCTTCCGTGGTGATTGCGGATGGCGGCCATATGGAAGAGCGTCCGAATGGTAATCAGGTCGCGGTACTCCATCAGGGGGTGCGTTATGAAGGCACTGCACTGATGCGTGACTTCCGCATTACCGATTTCAAAAATTATCAGGCGGTGATTGGGCACAAAGCCGCTGATATTGATAGCGATAAAGTTGAGCAGAAGACATTCTCCCAGCTCTGGCACAAGGGTGACGAAGATTCCCGTGCAGAGCTGCACTGGCGCCTGACCCTGATTGTGTCGGTGCTGGTCATGGCGCTGCTGGTGGTTCCATTGAGTGCCGTGAACCCGCGGCAGGGGCGTGTGCTCAGTATGCTGCCTGCTATGCTGCTTTACCTGATTTTCTTCCTGCTGCAAAGTTCCCTGCGCTCCAATGGCGGCAGGGGTAAACTCGACCCCGCATTCTGGATGTGGTTGGTCAACGGAGCCTATTTTGCCTTGGCGCTGGCGCTCAATATGTGGGATACCGTACCCATGCGCAAACTGCGTTCTCGCTTTAAGAATCAAGGAGCGGCCTGA
- the lptG gene encoding LPS export ABC transporter permease LptG — MFGVLDRYIGRTILQTILMTLFTLVSLSGIIKFVDQLRKVGQGEYSAFAAGIYTLLSVPKDIQIFFPMAALLGGLLGLGALATRSELVVMQASGFTRLQVAGSVMKTAIPLVFLTMVIGEWVAPQGEQIARNYRSQKMFGGSLMSTAKGMWAKDGNDFVYIKSVDKDNALRDVSIYHFDDNKKLLSVKYAATAVYDQNNRQWKLSQVEESDLRQIGRITGSQRISAEWKSLLTPEKLGVVALDPDALSIRGLQQYITYLKQGQQDAGRYQLNMWKKVFAPLSVAVMMLMALSFIFGPLRSVAMGVRVIAGISTGFIFYVLNEIFGPLSLVYSMPPLLGALLPSLLFFVVSVYFLLHRK; from the coding sequence ATGTTTGGGGTACTGGACAGATATATTGGGCGGACTATCCTGCAAACCATTTTGATGACGCTGTTCACGCTGGTGTCGCTTTCCGGCATCATCAAGTTTGTCGATCAGCTTCGCAAGGTTGGGCAGGGGGAATATAGCGCGTTTGCTGCTGGCATCTATACGCTGTTGAGTGTTCCTAAAGATATCCAAATCTTCTTTCCGATGGCGGCGCTGCTTGGAGGGTTATTGGGTCTGGGGGCGCTGGCAACACGCAGTGAACTGGTGGTTATGCAGGCTTCTGGTTTTACTCGCCTGCAAGTGGCGGGTTCAGTCATGAAAACCGCGATCCCGTTGGTATTTCTGACAATGGTGATCGGTGAATGGGTCGCTCCACAGGGGGAACAAATCGCCCGTAACTATCGTTCCCAGAAGATGTTTGGTGGCTCCCTGATGTCCACTGCCAAAGGGATGTGGGCGAAAGATGGTAATGATTTTGTCTATATTAAGAGTGTAGACAAGGATAATGCCCTGAGAGACGTCAGTATCTATCATTTTGATGACAACAAAAAACTGCTGTCAGTAAAATATGCGGCTACGGCGGTGTATGATCAAAATAACAGGCAGTGGAAATTATCGCAGGTTGAAGAGTCTGATTTACGTCAGATTGGCCGGATCACGGGCTCACAGCGTATTTCTGCTGAATGGAAAAGCTTGCTGACACCGGAAAAACTGGGCGTAGTCGCTCTTGATCCGGATGCACTCTCCATTCGCGGGCTTCAGCAGTACATTACTTACCTGAAGCAGGGGCAACAAGATGCCGGTCGTTACCAGCTCAATATGTGGAAGAAAGTCTTTGCCCCTCTGTCTGTTGCGGTCATGATGCTGATGGCACTTTCCTTTATCTTCGGGCCACTGCGCAGTGTGGCAATGGGAGTCAGGGTCATTGCGGGTATCAGTACAGGCTTCATATTTTATGTCTTGAATGAGATATTTGGCCCATTGAGCTTGGTTTACAGCATGCCACCGCTATTGGGAGCGCTGCTACCGAGTCTGTTATTCTTTGTAGTGAGTGTTTACTTCCTTCTGCATCGAAAATAA